In Tiliqua scincoides isolate rTilSci1 chromosome 1, rTilSci1.hap2, whole genome shotgun sequence, the following are encoded in one genomic region:
- the FAM110C gene encoding protein FAM110C: MPTEISHAVRMHAISGFHSSLTVRLLNKGPEYLRKQMEAGTPGRKSAVERLAADKAKYVKSQQVISAKQHPVTALSSASKGSSDCCSGESKTGNDHLGEGKVAKSKVHTMQSGPAPLERGPLIVKRGSAKRQLRPDSLVIYRQKYEFVRGQSNESTHGSLVRRLFQGSFKEKQLAPEASKVILKEDVSPGTEGAALTGDASHKLDVAGQNAPPSTCPAAILTNRCKNASNLIVAPYEVKEVRRKGLHRSQSDISSRYSKSFSELDTFFKYCGLEPEVIEDLGQENFSVASDNISFRIRSISVATSESDFTRHSGDDGLLEEELTEQVPTGTSVIERNARIIKWLYTCKKAKETNNMLQDFA; the protein is encoded by the coding sequence ATGCCCACTGAAATATCTCACGCGGTGAGAATGCATGCCATCTCTGGCTTCCACTCCTCGCTGACAGTGCGACTTCTCAACAAAGGTCCCGAGTACCTTCGCAAACAGATGGAGGCAGGCACTCCTGGCAGGAAGAGTGCTGTGGAAAGGCTAGCAGCAGACAAGGCCAAGTATGTCAAAAGCCAGCAGGTGATCAGCGCGAAGCAACATCCGGTCACAGCCCTCAGCTCAGCTTCCAAGGGCAGCAGCGACTGCTGTTCTGGGGAAAGCAAGACAGGCAACGACCACTTGGGCGAAGGGAAGGTTGCCAAATCGAAGGTTCATACCATGCAGTCTGGTCCTGCTCCTCTCGAGCGTGGTCCCCTCATAGTAAAACGCGGTAGTGCCAAAAGGCAGCTCAGACCCGATTCCTTGGTGATTTATCGCCAGAAATACGAGTTTGTGAGAGGTCAAAGCAATGAGAGCACTCATGGGAGTTTGGTCAGGAGACTGTTCCAGGGGTCCTTCAAGGAAAAGCAGCTGGCCCCCGAAGCCTCCAAAGTCATCCTCAAGGAAGATGTCAGTCCTGGCACTGAGGGGGCAGCCTTGACTGGAGATGCGAGCCACAAACTTGATGTGGCAGGACAGAATGCTCCTCCAAGCACATGTCCGGCAGCGATTCTCACCAACAGATGCAAGAATGCCTCAAATTTGATTGTGGCACCTTATGAGGTGAAGGAGGTGAGGCGGAAAGGTCTCCATCGGTCCCAGTCAGACATTAGTTCTCGATATTCAAAATCTTTCTCGGAATTAGACACTTTCTTTAAGTACTGTGGCCTCGAACCCGAGGTAATAGAGGATCTTGGCCAAGAGAACTTTTCTGTGGCTTCTGACAACATCTCTTTCCGGATCCGCAGCATCAGCGTGGCAACGTCAGAAAGCGACTTCACAAGGCATAGTGGTGATGATGGACTTTTGGAAGAAGAACTCACGGAGCAGGTCCCCACGGGAACATCAGTGATTGAACGCAATGCGCGAATAATCAAATGGCTATACACATGTAAGAAGGCCAAGGAAACTAACAACATGCTACAGGACTTTGCGTGA